One window of Staphylococcus chromogenes genomic DNA carries:
- the ccpA gene encoding catabolite control protein A has translation MTVTIYDVAREARVSMATVSRVVNGNQNVKPETREKVNEVIKRLNYRPNAVARGLASKKTTTVGVIIPDISNIYYSQLARGLEDIATMYKYHTIISNSDDDPEKEKEIFNNLLSKQVDGIIFLGGTLTTEIKDQISKASIPVVVSGTNGKDDGIASVNIDFKKASQEITEQLIKSGANKFAFVGGGYSKKAQDDALEGLKQQLSEHQLEVDSHLLYVGNETYKDGIRAFEKLSAYQPDAVLSISDEQAIGIVHGAMDHGLNVPEDIQVISFNNTRLVEMVRPQLSSVIQPLYDIGAVGMRLLTKYMNNEEIEEPNVILPHKIRYRGTTKV, from the coding sequence ATGACAGTAACCATATATGATGTCGCTCGTGAAGCCCGTGTTTCAATGGCGACTGTATCACGTGTTGTAAATGGAAATCAAAATGTTAAACCTGAAACAAGGGAAAAAGTTAATGAAGTCATTAAACGATTAAATTATCGTCCAAATGCTGTTGCAAGAGGTTTAGCAAGTAAGAAAACAACTACAGTCGGTGTGATTATACCTGATATTTCTAATATTTATTATTCTCAACTTGCGAGAGGATTAGAAGATATTGCAACGATGTATAAATATCATACAATCATTTCGAATTCAGATGATGATCCTGAAAAAGAAAAAGAGATTTTTAACAATTTATTAAGTAAACAAGTGGATGGCATTATCTTTTTAGGTGGCACACTGACGACTGAAATTAAAGACCAAATTTCAAAAGCCTCTATACCCGTTGTTGTTTCAGGCACAAACGGAAAAGACGACGGTATTGCTTCAGTAAATATTGACTTTAAAAAAGCGAGCCAAGAAATCACTGAGCAATTAATTAAATCAGGTGCAAATAAGTTTGCGTTTGTAGGTGGAGGCTATTCTAAAAAAGCCCAAGACGATGCACTCGAAGGATTAAAACAACAATTATCTGAACATCAATTAGAAGTGGATAGTCATCTTTTATATGTAGGGAACGAAACATATAAAGATGGAATACGTGCGTTTGAAAAATTAAGTGCTTACCAACCAGACGCTGTGCTTTCAATCAGTGATGAACAAGCGATTGGGATTGTACACGGTGCGATGGATCACGGGCTAAATGTACCTGAAGATATTCAAGTTATCAGTTTTAATAATACACGTCTCGTTGAAATGGTACGCCCACAACTTTCAAGTGTAATACAACCGCTATATGATATTGGGGCTGTTGGCATGCGTTTATTAACGAAATATATGAATAATGAAGAAATCGAAGAACCCAATGTGATTTTACCTCATAAAATCAGATACCGCGGAACAACCAAAGTTTAA
- the murC gene encoding UDP-N-acetylmuramate--L-alanine ligase, translated as MTKYHFVGIKGAGMSSLAQIIHDLGYDVQGSDIEQYVFTEIALKNKGIKILPFSADNITEGLTVIVGNAFKDTHEEVKKANELNLKVIRYHDFLGEVINQYTSVAVTGAHGKTSTTGLLSHVMNGDKKTSFLIGDGTGMGLPQSEYFAFEACEYRRHFLSYAPDYAIITNIDFDHPDYFADIDDVVNAFQGMASNVKKAIIAWGDDPHIKDIKVDVPVYYYGFDSSMDIYADNIEITDKGTAFDVYIRGEFYDHFITPQYGNHNILNALAVLAIAYMEKLDTQNIKDALITFGGVKRRFNEIFTKNQVLVDDYAHHPREISATIETARKKYPNKEVVAIFQPHTFSRTKAFLQEFADVLNQADSVYLCDIFGSIRENTGELTINDLLELVENGRLISESSVEMLEKHDNAVILFMGAGDIQKVLKAYLEKIGVEHSF; from the coding sequence TGTATTTACTGAAATTGCATTGAAAAATAAAGGCATAAAAATCTTACCTTTTAGTGCAGATAATATTACTGAAGGGTTAACAGTCATCGTAGGAAATGCTTTTAAAGATACGCATGAAGAAGTTAAAAAAGCGAATGAATTAAACTTAAAAGTGATTCGTTATCATGATTTCTTAGGAGAAGTCATCAACCAATATACCTCTGTAGCGGTGACAGGGGCACACGGCAAAACATCAACAACGGGATTATTATCTCATGTAATGAACGGTGACAAAAAAACATCATTTTTAATCGGAGACGGTACAGGAATGGGGTTACCGCAAAGTGAATATTTTGCATTTGAAGCTTGCGAATATCGTCGCCATTTCTTAAGCTATGCTCCTGATTATGCAATTATTACAAATATTGATTTTGATCATCCAGATTATTTTGCCGATATAGATGATGTTGTCAATGCCTTCCAAGGCATGGCAAGTAATGTTAAGAAAGCCATTATCGCATGGGGAGACGACCCACATATTAAGGACATTAAAGTTGATGTTCCTGTTTATTATTATGGTTTTGATTCTTCAATGGATATTTATGCGGATAACATTGAAATCACGGATAAAGGTACTGCTTTTGATGTCTATATTAGAGGAGAGTTCTATGATCACTTTATTACTCCACAATATGGCAACCATAATATTCTAAATGCATTAGCGGTCCTTGCTATTGCTTATATGGAAAAATTAGATACGCAAAATATTAAAGATGCGCTCATTACTTTTGGTGGTGTTAAACGTCGCTTTAATGAGATTTTTACTAAAAATCAAGTATTAGTTGATGATTATGCACACCATCCAAGAGAAATAAGTGCTACAATTGAGACAGCTAGAAAAAAATATCCAAACAAAGAAGTTGTGGCGATTTTTCAACCCCACACATTCTCTAGAACAAAAGCATTTTTACAAGAATTTGCTGATGTACTTAATCAAGCAGATTCAGTATATCTATGTGATATTTTCGGTTCTATTCGAGAAAATACGGGTGAATTGACAATTAATGACCTTCTTGAACTTGTTGAGAATGGACGCTTAATTTCAGAATCATCCGTTGAAATGCTCGAAAAACATGATAATGCTGTTATACTATTTATGGGTGCTGGTGACATTCAGAAAGTATTAAAAGCTTATTTAGAAAAAATCGGCGTAGAACATAGTTTTTGA
- a CDS encoding bifunctional 3-deoxy-7-phosphoheptulonate synthase/chorismate mutase: MTNHLETYRKEIEDINEQILTLLSKRGELAKKIGEEKRKQSTVIYDPQREKEMLNSLIDKNQGPFNDNVIKQLFKEIFKASTDLQKSDNEKHLYVSRKLKPEDTIVTFENGGKIGEGLKSFVFGPCSVESYEQVEAVAKNLKEKGEKFIRGGAFKPRTSPYDFQGLGEEGLKILKQIKDKYDLNVVSEIVHPNDFAIADQYLDVFQIGARNMQNFELLKEAGRTNKPILLKRGLSATIEEFTYAAEYIASQGNQNIILCERGIRTYEKATRNTLDISAVPILKQGTHLPVLVDVTHSTGRKDIMLPAAKAALAIGADGVMAEVHPDPAVALSDSAQQMNLEEFDSFYNEIKPLSEMYNNKTLK, translated from the coding sequence ATGACGAATCATTTAGAAACGTACAGAAAAGAAATCGAAGACATTAACGAACAGATTTTAACATTACTTTCCAAACGAGGTGAGCTCGCTAAAAAAATAGGCGAGGAAAAAAGAAAACAAAGTACAGTGATTTATGACCCTCAAAGAGAAAAAGAAATGTTAAATTCGTTAATTGATAAAAATCAAGGACCTTTCAATGACAATGTCATTAAACAGTTGTTTAAGGAAATTTTTAAAGCCTCAACTGATTTACAAAAGTCTGATAATGAAAAACATTTATACGTCTCTCGTAAACTTAAACCTGAAGATACAATTGTGACGTTTGAAAACGGCGGGAAAATTGGAGAGGGACTTAAATCTTTCGTATTTGGTCCGTGCTCAGTAGAATCCTACGAACAAGTTGAAGCAGTTGCTAAAAATTTAAAAGAAAAAGGTGAAAAATTTATTCGAGGTGGCGCTTTTAAACCAAGAACTTCACCATATGACTTCCAAGGATTAGGCGAAGAAGGCTTAAAGATTTTGAAGCAAATTAAAGATAAATACGACCTTAATGTTGTAAGTGAGATTGTCCACCCAAATGATTTTGCGATTGCAGACCAATATTTAGATGTATTCCAAATTGGCGCACGTAATATGCAAAACTTCGAATTACTAAAAGAAGCAGGGCGAACAAACAAACCTATTTTATTGAAACGTGGTTTATCAGCAACGATTGAAGAATTCACATATGCAGCAGAGTACATTGCCAGTCAAGGTAATCAAAATATTATTTTATGTGAACGCGGTATTCGCACATACGAAAAAGCGACACGAAATACATTAGATATTTCTGCGGTACCTATTTTAAAACAAGGCACACATCTTCCTGTTTTAGTTGATGTGACGCATAGTACAGGTCGTAAAGATATAATGTTACCTGCAGCTAAAGCAGCATTGGCGATTGGCGCAGATGGGGTGATGGCTGAAGTTCATCCTGATCCAGCAGTAGCTTTAAGTGATAGTGCACAACAAATGAATTTAGAAGAGTTTGATTCATTCTACAATGAAATCAAACCTCTTTCAGAAATGTACAATAACAAAACACTTAAATAA